In Clostridium thermosuccinogenes, the genomic stretch TGGAAGATTGAAAAATGAAATATTTTACAATCGTAATTGGGCAGGTGTAACTATAGAACAATTTATAGGAATCCTTAATGATTATCTTATATGGTATAATGAAACTAGAATTAAAATATCACTTGGAAATATGAGTCCATTGGAGTACCGACGAAGTCTTGGATTAGCCTCTTAAGCTGTCCAAGAAAACGTCCGCACCCCCAGATAAGTGCCTGGGACTCTTAGATGCAATAAATGAGGTTTATCCAGATGCAAAGTATCAGCGTTGTACCGTTCATTTCTATCGAAATGTATTTACAGTTACCCCACGTTCCAAGATAAAAGAGGTAGCCGTAATGCTGAAAGCCATTCATGCGCAAGAGAATAAAGAGGCAGCAAGGCAAAAGGCACAGAGTGTGGTTAAGAAACTACGAGAAATGAAACTTAAAGAAGCAGCTGATAAGGTAGAAAGGGGCATCGAGGAAACGCTGGCTTACATGGATTTCCCCTATGCCCATTGGCAAAAATTGCGGAGTAATAATGTTATTGAACGACTTAATCGAGAGATCAGGCGCAGGACAAGGGTTGTAGGAACCTTCCCTGATGGAAACTCAGCCTTAATGTTAGTTTGTGCAAGGTTACGCTATGTTGCAAGCAAGGACTGGGGAACTAAGCGCTACATGAGCATGAAACACCTTGAGGAAATAAACATTGATGAATCACTAATGACAGTTAGTTAGCAGCTGGCTACCAAACGGAATGAATTTGCGAAAAAATCTTGACGGTACCAAGAAGTTTTTAATGAGAAAAGAATGGTAGAAGTTTACAGATTAATATGAGGGGAATATTATATATTGAAAAAGTTACAATTTATCTTATTGATTTGCGTGACATACTTATTGATAAGTTAGTGCTATTTATTTTAGAGAAAATCTCCATTATAACAAATCGAATTTCCCAAAGTGAGTGAGAAGTTAAACTTAAAACAAACTTGTGGGGAAAGATGTGAAGCATTCCATGAATTTTCCGCCACGCTATTTAATGAGAGTTTATCAAATGAGTTTGAAGTAATAATCATGTTGAGTTACTATATTTTAATATTTTGCATTTATGTAATTTAAGTTCTGAATCCTTAAGGAAATACGTTTTGTAAAAGTGGCAAATCAGAAGTACAATTTTGGAAATTTATTATACAGTAGTAAACGCACCATTATAAATTAATTATGAGCAAATAGGTGATAAATATGAAAGGTATCATATTAGCCGGTGGTAGCGGAACGCGCCTCTACCCACTTACAAAAGTAACATCAAAGCAATTGCTGCCTGTGTACGACAAGCCAATGATTTACTACCCTATGAGCATATTAATGGAAGCAGAGATCCAGGATATATTAATCATATCCACGCCTGAAGATACACCAAGATTTGAGGAATTGCTGGGTGACGGAAGCCAGTTTGGCATAAACTTGTCCTATGCAGTGCAGCCTTCACCGGACGGCTTGGCTCAGGCCTTTATCATAGGAGAGGATTTCATAGGTTCTGATTCTGTAGCAATGATTTTGGGAGACAATATATTCCACGGTCATGGATTGAAAAAGCGTCTGGTGGCAGCAGCGAACAAGAGGACAGGAGCGACCATATTCGGATATTATGTAGATGATCCGGAACGTTTTGGGGTAGTGGAGTTTGATGAGGAAGGCAGAGCTATATCTATTGAGGAGAAACCAAAAGTGCCAAAATCCAATTATGCAGTAACCGGCCTTTATTTCTATGATAACCGGGTGGTGGAATATGCAAAGAGCCTTAAACCTTCTGCCCGTGGAGAGTTGGAGATTACCGATTTAAACCGCATTTACCTGGAGGCTGGCGAGCTGGATGTAATACTTTTGGGACAGGGCTTTACCTGGCTGGATACCGGAACCCACGAATCCCTTGCAGATGCGACCAATTTTGTAAGGGAAATTGAGACCCACTCCCATCGAAAGATAGCATGCCTGGAGGAAATCGCTTACCTAAATGGTTGGATTACTAAAGAACAGGTAATGGAAGCGTATGAGGAGTATAAAAAGAATCAGTATGGGCAGTATCTAAAAGATGTAGTGGATGGTAAGTTTATTGACAAGAATTTAATGTATAATAAATACTTACGTGCTGTATATAGAAAAGAGAGGAAGAAGTATGAAAGCTATAAAAACAGAATTGGAGGAAGTATTAGTAATAGAGCTTGACTGTTATGGCGATAACAGGGGATGGTTCATGGAATGCTATAACCAGGATAAGTTCCATAAGCTGGGTATTGATACAGTGTTTGTTCAGGACAACCACTCCATGTCGGCTGTAAAAGGGACTCTTAGGGGACTGCATTTTCAGAATAACCCCATGGCTCAGGCAAAGTTGGTAAGATGCACAAAAGGTGCAATACTGGATGTTGCTGTGGACATCAGAAAGAATAGCCCTACGTATAAAAAATGGGTGGCTGTCGAGCTGACGGAGGAAAATAAGAAGATGCTTTATATACCGAGGGGCTTCGCCCATGGGTTCCTTACTTTGACTGACAATGTGGAGGTTCAGTACAAGGTGGACAACCTTTATTCCAAAGAGCATGACAGAAGCATTCGTTACGATGATCCTACCATAGGAGTGAATTGGGGAGATATCGAACCTATTTTATCCGATAAAGATAGAAATGCTCCATTATTGGATGACAGTGATGCAAACTTTATATTTGAGTAATTGCATTGGAGGATATTGATATGAAAATTCTAATCACTGGCGGTGCCGGGTTCATTGGCGGCAACTTCGTCCATTACATTTTAAACAAGTATCCTGATTACAAAATCCTGTGCCTGGACAAGCTGACTTATGCCGGCAATCTGGAAACCCTGAAGCCTGTAATGGACAATCCTAATTTCAAATTCATAAAAGGTGACATTTCAGACCGGGAATTTATATATGAATTGTTTTCGGAAGAAAAACCCGACATGGTTGTAAATTTTGCAGCGGAGAGCCATGTAGACCGATCCATAGAGGATCCTGGGATATTCCTTAAAACCAATGTGATTGGTACAGGGGTGCTTATGGATGCCTGCCGGAAGTTTGGCATAAAAAGGTACCATCAGGTTTCCACCGATGAGGTGTACGGAGATCTTCCCCTAGAAAGGCCTGACCTTTTCTTTACTGAGGAGACTCCCATTCATGCATCAAGCCCCTACTCAGCGTCAAAAGCATCGGCAGATCTGCTGGTGCAGGCTTACTACCGCACCTACAAGCTGCCGGTTACTATATCCCGCTGCAGCAATAACTACGGGCCATACCATTTTCCTGAGAAGCTTATACCACTAATCATTACCCGTGCTCTGGCTGATGAAGAGCTGCCTGTCTATGGAACCGGAGAAAATGTCCGGGATTGGCTGTATGTAGAAGACCACTGCTCGGCCATCGACCTCATCCTTCATAAGGGAAGAGAGGGAGAGGTATATAATATAGGCGGGCATAATGAACGCACCAATCTCCAAGTGGTAAAGACCATCTTGAAAGAGTTAGGCAAGCCGGAAAGCCTGATCAGATTCGTGGCAGATCGCCCGGGGCATGACCGGCGTTACGCCATTGACCCGACCAAGATTCATAATGAACTGGGATGGCTGCCAGCCACCACTTTTGATGAAGGCATCAAAAAGACAATAAAATGGTATCTGGACAACAGGGAATGGTGGCAGCATATTTTAAGCGGCGAGTATAAAGATTATTTTAACAAAATGTATGGAAACAGACTGGCTGAAAGCTAGGTTTAGAGCGGCTTTCAATTAGCCCTGCCTTGTTATTCAGGTATCACATTGGAAGCAATTGCCGGAGGTTATTGCTTACCAGTGTGGCAAAGAGGTAGTTTTTAGGAGGTAAACGATGAAAGTACTGGTAACCGGTGTTAAAGGTCAGCTAGGCTATGATGTAGTGCTGGAATGTAAAAAACGGAATATTGAAGCCATCGGAGTCGAGATTGACGAAATGGATATCACCGATAAGGCAGCAGTGGAAAAAGTGATCACCGAAGCGCAGGTGGATGCTGTGATACATTGTGCGGCTTACACTGCAGTTGATGCGGCGGAGGACAATGTGGATCTGTGCCGCAGAGTAAATGCCGATGGTACGAAAAATATAGCAGAGGTATGCAAAAGGCTGGATATAAAGATGATGTACTTTTCCACCGACTATGTTTTTGACGGCCACGGCGAGAGACCATGGCAGCCGGAGGATGAGAGAAAGCCTCTTAATGTCTATGGACAGACGAAATATGAAGGGGAGCTTGCCGTGGAAGAATTGCTGCAGAAATATTTT encodes the following:
- the rfbA gene encoding glucose-1-phosphate thymidylyltransferase RfbA, producing the protein MKGIILAGGSGTRLYPLTKVTSKQLLPVYDKPMIYYPMSILMEAEIQDILIISTPEDTPRFEELLGDGSQFGINLSYAVQPSPDGLAQAFIIGEDFIGSDSVAMILGDNIFHGHGLKKRLVAAANKRTGATIFGYYVDDPERFGVVEFDEEGRAISIEEKPKVPKSNYAVTGLYFYDNRVVEYAKSLKPSARGELEITDLNRIYLEAGELDVILLGQGFTWLDTGTHESLADATNFVREIETHSHRKIACLEEIAYLNGWITKEQVMEAYEEYKKNQYGQYLKDVVDGKFIDKNLMYNKYLRAVYRKERKKYESYKNRIGGSISNRA
- the rfbC gene encoding dTDP-4-dehydrorhamnose 3,5-epimerase, which gives rise to MKAIKTELEEVLVIELDCYGDNRGWFMECYNQDKFHKLGIDTVFVQDNHSMSAVKGTLRGLHFQNNPMAQAKLVRCTKGAILDVAVDIRKNSPTYKKWVAVELTEENKKMLYIPRGFAHGFLTLTDNVEVQYKVDNLYSKEHDRSIRYDDPTIGVNWGDIEPILSDKDRNAPLLDDSDANFIFE
- the rfbB gene encoding dTDP-glucose 4,6-dehydratase; its protein translation is MKILITGGAGFIGGNFVHYILNKYPDYKILCLDKLTYAGNLETLKPVMDNPNFKFIKGDISDREFIYELFSEEKPDMVVNFAAESHVDRSIEDPGIFLKTNVIGTGVLMDACRKFGIKRYHQVSTDEVYGDLPLERPDLFFTEETPIHASSPYSASKASADLLVQAYYRTYKLPVTISRCSNNYGPYHFPEKLIPLIITRALADEELPVYGTGENVRDWLYVEDHCSAIDLILHKGREGEVYNIGGHNERTNLQVVKTILKELGKPESLIRFVADRPGHDRRYAIDPTKIHNELGWLPATTFDEGIKKTIKWYLDNREWWQHILSGEYKDYFNKMYGNRLAES
- the rfbD gene encoding dTDP-4-dehydrorhamnose reductase; this encodes MKVLVTGVKGQLGYDVVLECKKRNIEAIGVEIDEMDITDKAAVEKVITEAQVDAVIHCAAYTAVDAAEDNVDLCRRVNADGTKNIAEVCKRLDIKMMYFSTDYVFDGHGERPWQPEDERKPLNVYGQTKYEGELAVEELLQKYFILRISWVFGVNGKNFVKTMLRLGKEKGAVSVVNDQIGSPTYTADLARLVVDMIQTDKYGIYHATNEGFCSWYEFACEIFKQAGMMDVKVTPVDSTAFPVKALRPKNSRMSKDKLDANGFKRLPIWQDALQRYLKEIGCNEI